ACGCGCAAAGCTCTTCCCAGCGTTCCCGTTCCGCCAACAGCCCCATGACGCTCGGCGTGAGCCCCATCGGGCAGACGTCGATGCACCGGCCGCAGCGGACGCACGCCTTGGTCGTGTACTGATAAATCTCCGCCCGGGGGAAGCAGAGCACGCCGCTCGTCCCCTTGATGGCGGGCGCCTCCAGCGAATGTTGGGCCACGCCCATCATCGGGCCTCCCAGGATCACCTTCGTCGCGTCGTCGTTCAGGCCGCCGCAGAACTCGAGGATGTCCGCCAGGGGCGCGCCGACCCGGAAGAGCACGTTCTTCGGCTGCCGGATTCCGTTGCCGGTGACGGTGGCGACCCGCTCGATCAGCGGAATCCCCTTTTCGACGGCGTCGAAAGCCGCTTTGGCGGTCCCCACGTTCTGCACCAGGCAGCCCACGTCCATCGGCAGGCCGCCGGAAGGGACCTCCCGCCCGGTGAGCGCGCGGATCAGGTGCTTCTCGGAGCCCTGCGGATACTTCGTCTCTAAAAAGACCAGCTCTGTCTTCACGTCCGCCGGGCACGCCTTCTCGAGCGACTCGTAGGCGTCGGGCTTGTTGTTTTCCACTCCGATAAAGGCGCGTTCCACGCCCAGAGTCTTCATGAACAGGCCGACCCCCTCCATCACCTCCCCGGCGTGTTCCAGCATCACCCGGTGGTCGCTGGTCAGGAAAGGCTCGCACTCGGCGGCGTTCAGGATGAAGGTGCGGATCGGCTTGTCTTTCGGCGGACTCAGTTTGACGTGCGTCGGGAAGGTGGCGCCCCCCATTCCGACGAGGCCGGCGTCGCAGAGGATCTTCTTGACCGCGTCCGCGTCCAGCCCGCGCCACTCGCCGCGGGGCTTTACCCCTTCCCACCACTCGTCCGCGCCGTCCGACTCGATCTCCACCGCCGGCATCGTCCGCCCCATCGGGTGCGGGAACTCGCCGACGGATTTCACCTTGCCGCTGGTCGGCGCATGCACCGGCACGGAAACGAAACCGGCGGCCTTGGAGAGCGGTTCCCCCCGCTTCACCTCCTGCCCCTTTTCGACGATCGCCTCGCCGGGCGCGCCGAGGTGCTGCGACAGAGGGACCACGTACCGTCCGAGAAGGGGCATCTCCTCGATCGGGGCGCCGGCGGTGTCCTTGTTGTACTTGGGATGAATCCCCCCGTGGAACTTCATCACTCACCTCCGCCGGAAGCCGAAGCCGCGGCATCTTCCTTCGTCGCCGGGATCGGGATCGGGCTTCCGTCCAGGCTGATCGCCCGGATCGCGCCCGTGGGGCACTCACCGGCGAGGGCCGGATCGGACGGCGGGTCGTCGTACTTGATGCGGGCGAGGAAACCGTCCATTTCGATGTGTTCCTCGCCGGCGACCTTCTGGCACTTTCGGCACGCGATGCACGCCACTTGGCACGCCTTGCGCGCCGCCGCCCCCTTGTCCTTGTTGCTGCAGAGAATGTGGACGCGCGCCGTCACCGGCACGAGCCGGATCAGGTTCTTGGGACAGGCTTCGACGCAGTTGCCGCAGCCGGTGCACCGCTGCCGGATCACTCGGGCGACTCCACCCTCGGTGATCTCGATCGCCCCGAAGGGGCAGGCGCGCTGGCAGTCGCCGAAGCCGAGGCAGCCGTAGGAGCAGAGCTTTTGTCCTCCGGCGAGCTGGGCCGCCGAGGCGCAGGTGGCGCTTCCGTTGTAGAGGAACTTGACCGGCGCGACGTCGTCCGTTCCCTGGCAGAGCACCAGCGCCATCTTCGCCACGTGGGCGGAGGCGTCGGCGGACATCCCCATGATCTCGGCGATCTTGAAAGTCGTCTCCATGCCCCCGACCGGGCAACCGTTCGGCGGGGCGAGCCCTTTCACGACGGCGGCGGCGAAGTCGCTGCATCCGGCGAAGCCGCAGCCGCCGCAATTGGCGCCGGGAAGAGCGTCGAGGACCTTTTCCTGGCGCGGGTCCGTCTCGACCGCGAAGAACCGGGCGGCCAGGGCGAGGCCGAAGCCGGCGACCAATCCGAGACCCGCGAGAACCGAAACCGCAATGATCACTTGAGGGCCCCTCTCGCGAAAACCGTGAACGTGTTTAACCCTTCACCAAGCCGCTGAAACCCTGGAACGCCAAGGACAGAATGCCCGCCGTCACGAGGGCGATGGCGGTTCCCCGGAAAACCTTGGGCGTGTCCGCAAGATCCAACACCTCCCGGATGCCGGAGAAGAGAATCAGGGCGAGGCCGAAGCCGCCCGCGCCGGCGACGGAAAAGACCAGCGTTTCCAGGAGGGAGTGCTCGAGCTGGATGTTCATCATCGCCACGCCGAGCACCGCGCAGTTGGTGGTGATCAGGGGGAGGAAAATCCCCAGCGTCTTGTGGAGCGTCGGGCTGAGCTTCTGCAGCGCCAGCTCCACGAGCTGAACCATCGCCGCGATGATGAGAATGAACGCCAGGGTTTGCAGGAAAAGCAGATCGAAGGGCTTGAGCAGATAGTGAAACACCAGCCAGCTGACCACGCTGGCCAG
This window of the Candidatus Eisenbacteria bacterium genome carries:
- a CDS encoding RnfABCDGE type electron transport complex subunit B is translated as MIIAVSVLAGLGLVAGFGLALAARFFAVETDPRQEKVLDALPGANCGGCGFAGCSDFAAAVVKGLAPPNGCPVGGMETTFKIAEIMGMSADASAHVAKMALVLCQGTDDVAPVKFLYNGSATCASAAQLAGGQKLCSYGCLGFGDCQRACPFGAIEITEGGVARVIRQRCTGCGNCVEACPKNLIRLVPVTARVHILCSNKDKGAAARKACQVACIACRKCQKVAGEEHIEMDGFLARIKYDDPPSDPALAGECPTGAIRAISLDGSPIPIPATKEDAAASASGGGE
- the rsxC gene encoding electron transport complex subunit RsxC, which translates into the protein MKFHGGIHPKYNKDTAGAPIEEMPLLGRYVVPLSQHLGAPGEAIVEKGQEVKRGEPLSKAAGFVSVPVHAPTSGKVKSVGEFPHPMGRTMPAVEIESDGADEWWEGVKPRGEWRGLDADAVKKILCDAGLVGMGGATFPTHVKLSPPKDKPIRTFILNAAECEPFLTSDHRVMLEHAGEVMEGVGLFMKTLGVERAFIGVENNKPDAYESLEKACPADVKTELVFLETKYPQGSEKHLIRALTGREVPSGGLPMDVGCLVQNVGTAKAAFDAVEKGIPLIERVATVTGNGIRQPKNVLFRVGAPLADILEFCGGLNDDATKVILGGPMMGVAQHSLEAPAIKGTSGVLCFPRAEIYQYTTKACVRCGRCIDVCPMGLTPSVMGLLAERERWEELCAYNLADCMECGSCAWTCPSSRPLVQFIRRGKVEVREILKRRKEAAS
- the rsxA gene encoding electron transport complex subunit RsxA produces the protein MSYLVLVISALFVNNLVLVRFLGICPFLGVSKKLSTALGMSGAVLFVMGLASVVSWLVFHYLLKPFDLLFLQTLAFILIIAAMVQLVELALQKLSPTLHKTLGIFLPLITTNCAVLGVAMMNIQLEHSLLETLVFSVAGAGGFGLALILFSGIREVLDLADTPKVFRGTAIALVTAGILSLAFQGFSGLVKG